A segment of the Dehalococcoidia bacterium genome:
ACCGCAAAATGGGCGCAAGCGCCGCCGATTACTTTACGGCGGCTCGCAGGGCCCTGATGTGGTCAGGCCCGGTACCGCAGCACCCACCGAGGACGTTTATGCCCATGTCGGCGAGCCGCTTGAACCGTTCTGCCATGAATTCGGGACCTTCGTTGTAGATGATCTGCCCGCCCTTCATGTCCGGAATGCCAGCGTTGGAGTGGATCAACATCAGGCCGTCGTCTGCTGCGCGCATCTGCACGGCGAGATCGACCATCTTATCGATTCCGTTTCCGCAGTTCGCGCCCACTACGTCAGCACCAGCCTCACGAAGATCGTGCACTGCCTTTTCAGGAGTCACGCCCATCATGGTGAAGAAACCTCGTGGCCCGAGATCGAAGACCATGGTTGCGAACACAGGCAGGTTGGTGTTTTCCTTGGCGGCCCGGATGCCAGTAACTGCCTCTTCTAACGCCATCTGGGTCTCTACCAAAATCGCATCGGCTCCACCATCAGCCAGGGCAGTAATCTGTTCGGCGAGAGCGTCGTACATCTCGGACTCACTGACGCCGTCAGGAAGAGGCTCCATCATCTCTCCAGTAGGACCTACCGAAGCTGCAACGAAGTGTTGGTCGGAAGGCCTCTGACTGGCGGCGTGCTCAGCAGCAAGCCGGTTAAATTCTTCTACCTGGCCCTCATACCCGTACTTCTTCTGCATGAATTTGGATCCGCCAAACGAGTTGGTCAACACAATGTCGGACCCGGCGGCGAAGTAGTCGCGTGCCATACCTCGGACTATGTCAGGATGGCTCGCGTTGAACTCCTCGGGACAGCCTCCGGCTTCAAGTCCTCGCTGCTGCAAGTAGGTCCCGGTTGCTCCATCAGAGATCAGGACCTCCCCAGCGGAGACTCGGTCCAGGATTGTTTTTATGCCCTTTTGGCCAGTCGCCATTACTTACCTACCTGAAGAAAAGTGGTTCACTGCTCAAGCCAGTGATCGATCGCACCAGGTGTCGTATCACGTCGTCCCTCACGCTGAAGATCTCGAATTCGGGCGACGAAGTCTTTGGGAAAGGCGTTGTTCAACTTCGCCGCCGATTCGTCGGCCGCAGCCTCGGCCGAACCGCTTAGTTCCTTGAACTCCCCCCATTCCCATGCCATGAGGTAGTCGTCCGTACCTGCTGAACCGTCGAACATTGCTACGGCGTCGACGCCTTCCTGAAACCGGGGATCGAGTTGCCGCGAGACTGTGCCTGAGTCATCCTGAGCCTGGACTTGAACGGGAATTTCTTTCCAGTACATTATTCGGACTTTGGCCACGGCTGCCTTTCCGTTTCCTCACCTGATGCGATTCATCGAGATTATAGCGCAACTGGCTAATTTACTGATTCAATGCGGCGATTCATGCCCGGTTGCGATGCAACTCCCGTTGTGGTTGACTGTGGCCCGGCATCCGTTCGCCCGGAGAAGTACATTTTGGAGGCTAAAGGCAATGCCCCTCGCACCAGTAAATGGCGTAGAACTCTACTATGAGCAGCACGGCTC
Coding sequences within it:
- a CDS encoding homocysteine S-methyltransferase family protein, with the protein product MATGQKGIKTILDRVSAGEVLISDGATGTYLQQRGLEAGGCPEEFNASHPDIVRGMARDYFAAGSDIVLTNSFGGSKFMQKKYGYEGQVEEFNRLAAEHAASQRPSDQHFVAASVGPTGEMMEPLPDGVSESEMYDALAEQITALADGGADAILVETQMALEEAVTGIRAAKENTNLPVFATMVFDLGPRGFFTMMGVTPEKAVHDLREAGADVVGANCGNGIDKMVDLAVQMRAADDGLMLIHSNAGIPDMKGGQIIYNEGPEFMAERFKRLADMGINVLGGCCGTGPDHIRALRAAVK
- a CDS encoding virulence factor; the protein is MYWKEIPVQVQAQDDSGTVSRQLDPRFQEGVDAVAMFDGSAGTDDYLMAWEWGEFKELSGSAEAAADESAAKLNNAFPKDFVARIRDLQREGRRDTTPGAIDHWLEQ